From Callithrix jacchus isolate 240 chromosome 15, calJac240_pri, whole genome shotgun sequence, one genomic window encodes:
- the GMNC gene encoding geminin coiled-coil domain-containing protein 1: MNTILPCQDQYFVGGQSYNCPYSTTTSESSVDVSTETWVSFWAAGLLDNRELQQAPQAQESFSDSNFPLPDLCSWEEAQLSSQLYRNKQLQDTLVQKEEELARLHEENNHLRQYLNSALVKCLEEKAKKLLSSDEFSKACGKFRKGKRKSKEQRYSPAEIPHPKNAKRNLSGEFANCEEQPGPPVDPWVLQTLGLKDLDTIDDTLSANYSALSSRPRRFASTFSQFPDDAVDYKNVPREDMSIDYRGDRTTPLHSAATHGEDFHILSQLSNSPADLKTLPYYSTNVSPNKTEMAFSTSLSPHCNVKTHSFHQGQAFVRRDEEGGWKFTWVPKQS; the protein is encoded by the exons ATG AACACCATTCTGCCTTGCCAAGACCAGTACTTTGTAGGAGGCCAGAGCTATAATTGCCCGTATTCCACTACAACGTCAGAATCTAGTGTTGACGTTTCCACGGAGACTTGGGTCTCTTTCTGGGCTGCTGGtctcctggacaacagagagctCCAACAAGCACCACAGGCACAGG AATCATTCAGTGACTCAAATTTTCCTCTTCCGGACTTGTGCTCATGGGAAGAGGCTCAGCTCTCCTCTCAGCTTTACAGAAACAAGCAG CTGCAAGATACCCTGGTGCAAAAGGAAGAAGAACTTGCTAGATTACATGAAGAGAATAATCACCTCAGACAATACCTGAATTCTGCTTTGGTTAAATGTCTTGAAGAAAAGGCCAAG AAATTGCTCTCATCTGATGAGTTCTCCAAAGCATGTGGAAAAttcagaaagggaaagagaaaatccAAAGAGCAAAGATACTCTCCTGCTGAGATTCCTCATCccaaaaatgccaaaagaaacCTCTCTGGTGAATTTGCTAACTGTGAAGAACAACCTGGGCCCCCTGTGGATCCCTGGGTCCTTCAAACACTTGGGTTAAAAGACCTTGATACCATTGATGACACCTTATCAGCTAACTACAGTGCCCTCTCATCTCGTCCCAGAAGATTTGCCAGCACATTTTCCCAGTTTCCGGATGATGCAGTTGATTATAAAAATGTCCCCAGAGAGGATATGTCAATTGACTATAGAGGTGACAGAACAACCCCCTTGCACAGCGCTGCTACTCATGGAGAAGATTTCCACATCCTTTCTCAACTTTCAAATTCCCCAGCAGATCTGAAAACTCTTCCTTACTATAGTACTAATGTGTCACCCAACAAGACAGAGATGGCATTTTCCACATCCCTGAGCCCTCATTGTAATGTGAAAACTCATTCCTTCCACCAGGGACAAGCCTTTGTGCGTCGAGATGAGGAGGGAGGCTGGAAGTTTACCTGGGTCCCTAAGCAGTCTTAG